One window of the Granulicella arctica genome contains the following:
- the pgeF gene encoding peptidoglycan editing factor PgeF — MDLVQVEGWKRFPWLRHGFSTRLGGVSTIYGEGSLNLGWTNEDDPLAVAENRRRLVHAVAAEDSASPLITLRQTHSAVSHVVRTHSEPFVTEQGRALLDGDGLITKLPGVLLGIQTADCVPVMVVDVEKRVVAVFHAGWRGTVRNIVGEGVLRMISEFGSDPGGLVAAVGPSIGACCYKVGEEVQRSFRTHFSGSERLFNDGYLDLWEANRLQLMRSGLASSNVTVIAECTGCAQTKTGARKYFSHRIDKGITGRMMSIVGVV; from the coding sequence GTGGATCTTGTGCAGGTCGAAGGCTGGAAGAGGTTTCCGTGGCTCCGGCACGGTTTCAGTACACGTCTGGGTGGCGTCTCCACGATTTACGGAGAGGGTTCGCTGAACCTTGGCTGGACGAATGAGGATGATCCTCTTGCCGTTGCGGAGAATCGACGGCGGCTGGTGCACGCTGTGGCGGCGGAGGATTCGGCAAGCCCCCTCATTACCCTGCGCCAGACACATTCAGCAGTCAGTCATGTCGTTCGAACTCATTCCGAACCATTCGTAACAGAGCAGGGCCGCGCCTTGCTGGATGGTGATGGTTTGATAACGAAGCTGCCAGGGGTCCTGCTTGGCATCCAAACGGCCGATTGCGTGCCGGTTATGGTCGTTGATGTAGAGAAGCGTGTCGTGGCCGTCTTCCACGCCGGTTGGAGGGGAACGGTTCGGAACATCGTCGGCGAAGGCGTGCTCCGCATGATCAGCGAATTCGGTTCCGACCCGGGAGGGCTGGTCGCTGCAGTTGGACCATCGATCGGCGCCTGCTGTTATAAGGTCGGCGAAGAGGTACAACGCTCATTCCGGACCCACTTTTCAGGGTCAGAGCGACTCTTCAACGATGGCTATTTAGACCTTTGGGAGGCTAATCGCCTTCAACTGATGCGTTCCGGCCTTGCCTCCAGCAATGTCACTGTAATTGCGGAATGCACAGGGTGCGCACAGACCAAGACCGGAGCCCGAAAGTACTTTTCGCACCGCATCGACAAGGGAATTACGGGAAGGATGATGAGTATTGTAGGAGTTGTCTAG
- a CDS encoding amidase: MHRKRFTCALAMSLLVSPALYSQHASSRSDASSQMDRDLLEIDVPRLHALYAHHKYTVTQVTQWYLDRIARYNPVYRPVIHVDAIGALAAAAHEEAEKGRHGPLWGVPILIKDNTCITGVITSDGWSGFNIAGKEFIPSTDASIVKNLRAAGAILLGHTNMPDFAASDTNFSSAGGRTGNAYDVRFSPGGSSGGTATALASNLAVFGQGTDTANSIRIPSSADSLVGLLPTRGLVSIAGIAPLDWLLDNTSPLARDVTDAAIALDVMAGDLRRDPLDFRTADRAANAQKLPYTSYLKRGALKGKRFGVPAFILNPVPAAGAAPDRGAVQLAPETREAFLKALDQMRSAGATIVLDGHILTPEFSQLIRAINTRPYRAEGTMAYLHDFGPSSYKTPEQYEAVAGAKFPPMLLGLGTNATPQRTLESDPDRDTTLFGPQQKALAEYDATLARFHLDGFVYPALQMPPNDETPKPGEPQSRGPHSATGWANKIGVPALVLPGGFYANGIPFGMELSTTRWHDGDLLGYGYAYEQATHNRRQPRLTTP, encoded by the coding sequence GTGCACCGCAAACGCTTTACCTGCGCCTTGGCTATGAGCCTGTTAGTCTCACCGGCCTTGTACAGCCAGCACGCCTCGTCGCGATCAGACGCCAGCAGCCAGATGGATCGGGATCTGCTCGAGATCGATGTTCCTCGCCTGCATGCCCTGTACGCCCATCATAAGTACACCGTTACGCAGGTGACCCAGTGGTACCTCGACCGCATCGCGCGCTATAACCCTGTCTATCGACCCGTAATCCACGTTGATGCGATAGGTGCGCTTGCCGCCGCAGCGCATGAGGAGGCGGAAAAGGGACGGCATGGTCCGCTCTGGGGCGTACCAATCCTCATCAAGGACAACACCTGTATCACCGGAGTGATCACCAGCGACGGATGGTCGGGCTTTAACATCGCCGGCAAAGAATTCATTCCCTCGACTGATGCATCGATTGTGAAAAACCTGCGCGCAGCGGGGGCGATCCTCTTAGGCCACACGAATATGCCAGACTTTGCCGCAAGCGATACAAACTTCAGCTCTGCGGGAGGGCGCACCGGCAATGCCTATGATGTGCGATTCTCACCTGGTGGCTCTTCCGGCGGAACGGCGACGGCCTTAGCTTCTAACCTCGCCGTCTTCGGTCAGGGTACCGATACGGCCAATTCGATCCGCATTCCTTCGTCTGCCGACTCCCTGGTTGGCCTGTTGCCAACACGCGGCCTGGTCAGCATCGCAGGAATCGCTCCTCTGGACTGGCTGCTCGACAATACCAGTCCCCTGGCCCGCGACGTCACGGATGCAGCCATCGCACTGGACGTGATGGCAGGTGACCTGCGGCGGGATCCCCTGGATTTCCGGACAGCTGACAGGGCAGCCAACGCGCAGAAGCTTCCATATACCAGCTATTTGAAGCGAGGAGCCCTCAAGGGTAAGCGGTTTGGGGTTCCGGCATTCATCCTCAATCCTGTACCTGCGGCTGGTGCAGCACCCGATCGCGGAGCCGTCCAACTCGCACCTGAAACCCGGGAGGCATTCCTCAAAGCGCTGGACCAGATGCGCTCTGCTGGCGCGACTATAGTGCTCGATGGACACATCCTCACACCCGAGTTCTCACAGCTGATCCGCGCAATCAACACGCGGCCCTATCGTGCCGAGGGAACCATGGCGTACCTGCACGACTTTGGACCTTCAAGCTACAAAACGCCGGAGCAGTATGAAGCGGTAGCGGGAGCGAAGTTTCCACCCATGCTCCTTGGCCTGGGAACCAACGCGACGCCTCAGCGAACCTTGGAATCTGATCCTGACAGAGACACCACATTGTTCGGCCCCCAACAGAAGGCCCTCGCCGAGTACGACGCCACGCTCGCTCGCTTTCACCTTGATGGCTTCGTCTATCCTGCACTGCAGATGCCGCCAAACGACGAAACACCAAAGCCGGGTGAACCACAAAGCCGTGGCCCCCATAGTGCCACTGGCTGGGCAAACAAAATCGGTGTCCCCGCGCTCGTTTTGCCCGGAGGTTTCTATGCGAATGGAATTCCCTTCGGCATGGAACTCTCAACCACTCGATGGCACGATGGGGATCTGCTCGGCTACGGCTACGCTTATGAGCAGGCAACACACAACAGGAGGCAGCCAAGGCTTACAACGCCCTAG
- a CDS encoding HU family DNA-binding protein translates to MTKADLVDKVTSLGDLTRRDGEIIVETLFDSVIGALKSGDKIEIRGFGSFRTRQRKARTGRNPKTGDKVDVPAKRVPFFKPSKELRDAVNPGGVKAKSLKDMQHIDPHHPPAM, encoded by the coding sequence ATGACCAAAGCAGACCTCGTCGATAAAGTCACCTCCCTCGGCGACCTCACACGCAGGGACGGCGAAATCATCGTCGAGACACTCTTCGACTCCGTAATTGGCGCCCTGAAGTCTGGCGACAAGATCGAGATTCGTGGTTTCGGCAGCTTTCGCACCCGCCAGCGTAAGGCACGGACTGGGCGCAACCCAAAGACCGGCGATAAAGTCGACGTACCAGCCAAGCGAGTTCCCTTCTTCAAGCCATCGAAGGAACTGCGCGACGCCGTTAATCCGGGTGGCGTAAAAGCCAAGTCTCTCAAGGATATGCAGCACATCGATCCACACCATCCGCCTGCCATGTAA
- a CDS encoding NHL repeat-containing protein, with protein MSYVSFIGTSISIALMSCVLPCSATHLTFDGDSTTDLQAVSGLKIKVRSGQHAVVGASIQLYEADLTTYTGTSTELLSNPGITNKSGNYVFSTVPACSPDSLVYFVATGGDAGGGNDPSIALMTAVGSCKALAASSSIVINEATTVASTYALSGFMSSLGSVSANATVGTNNGTERALIGITNAFTTVHSLVGIHTGVVRTMTPAGNGTVPQAKIGSLGNLLAACIQSAGFSSAACSGLSSNAKSPGGIAPTDTVQAMLNIAHSPGSNIAALYTLSSSSTAYAPTLSAVPNDWTMPITYTASALINPAGIAIDGRGDIWITDSGLSPSTSSVLKLKNNGAILSGTSGFTGGGLLFPRSIAIGLDGAAWVLAGGGMNGNIVKLASDGTVLSGTEGFNGTNINGPGELAIDGKGDVWVTLNGGDIVPPSVIKLSKDGTILSGKKGYTAGGMNSPGWIAIDSAGEAWISNNNDLNVTKLSSKGAVLSGTTGFLSGGNGGPPGTITIDSSGNALVLSSSGRVTRIAPDGDSNLTFWTCFAGQQSPTISCPDFGAFSMVLDGTNNIWAPVNYRVFNSPGSTSVSGLSEFSSTGSMLSVPLGYNGPNYLAEGIAIDSSGNTWTIFTGAPVTELVGAATPVATPLSVAVRDGVLGQHP; from the coding sequence ATGTCTTACGTATCTTTCATCGGGACCAGCATCTCGATCGCCCTCATGTCCTGCGTTCTTCCATGTTCAGCAACACATCTCACTTTCGATGGCGACAGCACCACTGACCTTCAAGCCGTCAGTGGTTTGAAGATCAAGGTGCGAAGTGGCCAACACGCCGTCGTTGGAGCCAGCATTCAGCTCTACGAGGCGGACCTGACCACGTATACGGGAACTTCGACCGAACTCCTGTCAAATCCCGGGATTACAAACAAAAGCGGAAACTATGTCTTCTCCACGGTGCCCGCCTGTAGTCCAGATTCGCTCGTCTATTTTGTGGCTACCGGGGGAGATGCTGGCGGTGGCAATGATCCTTCTATTGCTCTGATGACCGCGGTTGGCTCCTGCAAAGCTCTCGCTGCTTCGTCATCTATCGTAATCAATGAGGCGACTACGGTAGCTTCTACCTACGCGTTGTCCGGCTTCATGTCCTCACTTGGCAGCGTCAGCGCCAACGCAACCGTGGGTACAAACAATGGCACGGAGCGCGCCTTGATCGGCATTACCAATGCGTTTACCACGGTTCATAGTCTTGTCGGCATCCATACTGGTGTGGTCCGCACCATGACTCCCGCGGGCAACGGTACGGTGCCCCAGGCGAAGATAGGCTCTTTAGGCAATCTGCTGGCCGCATGTATCCAGTCGGCAGGATTCAGCAGTGCCGCTTGCTCGGGGCTCTCGTCAAATGCAAAATCACCCGGTGGCATCGCCCCGACGGATACGGTACAGGCGATGCTCAACATTGCGCACAGTCCCGGCTCAAACATAGCGGCCTTGTACACGCTATCTTCCTCAAGTACAGCCTATGCGCCTACACTCTCCGCGGTTCCTAACGACTGGACCATGCCCATCACCTATACCGCAAGCGCCCTTATCAATCCGGCTGGCATCGCAATTGATGGAAGGGGCGATATCTGGATCACGGATAGCGGCCTGTCCCCAAGTACTTCCAGCGTACTCAAATTGAAGAATAACGGCGCTATTCTCTCAGGAACAAGCGGCTTCACTGGCGGCGGGTTGCTCTTTCCGCGCTCGATTGCGATTGGCCTCGACGGAGCTGCCTGGGTCCTTGCCGGCGGTGGCATGAATGGAAATATCGTCAAATTAGCAAGCGATGGGACCGTACTTTCCGGTACAGAAGGCTTCAACGGCACCAACATCAACGGCCCTGGCGAGCTCGCGATCGATGGAAAAGGTGATGTATGGGTGACCTTGAATGGTGGGGACATCGTGCCGCCTAGCGTGATCAAGCTGAGCAAAGATGGCACAATCCTTTCAGGTAAAAAGGGCTACACCGCCGGAGGCATGAACAGTCCCGGCTGGATTGCTATCGACAGCGCCGGCGAAGCCTGGATCTCCAACAATAATGATCTTAATGTCACAAAACTAAGCAGCAAAGGAGCTGTTTTGTCGGGAACTACAGGGTTTCTTAGTGGAGGTAACGGCGGACCTCCCGGCACTATCACGATCGATTCCAGCGGCAATGCTCTTGTCCTGAGCTCTTCAGGCCGTGTGACCAGGATCGCCCCGGACGGGGATTCGAATCTGACCTTCTGGACCTGTTTCGCTGGACAGCAGTCGCCCACCATATCCTGTCCAGATTTCGGAGCGTTCAGTATGGTGCTCGACGGGACCAACAACATCTGGGCTCCTGTTAACTACCGGGTATTCAACTCTCCGGGAAGCACTTCCGTGAGTGGCCTGTCCGAGTTCAGCTCTACTGGATCGATGCTCTCCGTACCGTTGGGATACAACGGGCCAAACTATCTGGCGGAGGGCATCGCCATAGACAGCTCGGGGAATACCTGGACAATCTTCACTGGCGCACCGGTAACCGAACTGGTAGGTGCAGCTACGCCCGTGGCGACGCCGCTATCGGTGGCTGTTCGTGACGGCGTCCTGGGTCAGCACCCGTAA